The DNA window GACGCGTTCGTTAAATTTGTCGGACCCTCTCCCTCCGTCAATGTACGGCGTTTAGCTGTCttctttgtcttttatttttctactttaacCGTCTTATATGCGCGTGAAACCACGCTCTATCTTATTAGGAATTTAggcttttcttctattttttttaccttttacatTTCCTTTTCCTGATCAAttatatgaattaattataGATCATAAATTATCTCCAATGAAATACTAATCAAGGATTTAAAAATCACGAGTACTTGTTTGTTTATTACCAACAAAAGAGAggttatatgttaataataaaaaaaggaagctAAAGTTGCCTCACAGAAAAagactatataaaataaaaattctaaataaaggattaaacaaaaaaaggttATATTTATCGTATTCCACACATGGtgcaaatgaaattaattattataggtACAAACAAAGCTACCATGTTTGGTGTCTGAATTTAATGCTGTAttaaggatttaaaaaaaaaaaataaagtcatattgagagaaaaaaaggctAAGCTAAAAACAGAcgagtcaaaaaaaaaaaaatagaaaagtatTTAGTTACGTGCATTATAAAATCTGTTGTTCCattaaattctcaaaaaaatctaaagaattATATAGAAAATGGAAAACTTCTGAAGACTGGTTATGGAtgattatattgttaattataagAACAAAATGATCTCTTATAGTATagccatcaaaatatttttattattatttttattaacgtgaaTATTCGGGTTAGCTTGCATGTCcttcatttaattttacaaattattataaaattaattattataaaaaataaatctaaaatttgattaattgtagtattttttgtaattaaaaaatatatatttattttatatatagactGGTTGTGGATGATTACAGTAACTTGATTGGTGCCCAAAAACTAGCCGGGAGGACGctgcctttttttaaaaaaagaaaaggtagtgCATGGACTTATCCTTGATTTTGTAGATAATAGGAAAAAGGAAATATGTATTCAACAGCAAAGTTGACGCGTGCGGTAGGGCATGCAATTGGAAAGATGCTCATGTCATATTCTAACTAGCCACGATACGAGGCGCATCACGCTTCATTGATTAATTTAGGCGCGTAAGAGTAAGCGCGAGTAGCTTAACTACATCTTTCTTACCAACAAAAACAGAACACATTAAAAGCTCAGGATCATCAGATAAAAGAATCATGCCATCACTGCTAAGTATTGACAAATATGTTAGTGTGACTGTGTGATCACGTTGTTGATAGCCCAAGCACCAACTCATCTGTCTGCCTCTCTGTCTCTCCtgtttttcttctattctttTATTCTTCGAGCACCCTGTACTCCCCCCTCCCTCTTCCCCTTATATttccctccctctcttctcctccCTGACGTGCCCCTTTTTCTCTCCCCGTAAGCACTAAAACGCACATTTCGTCGTgataaataactaaatataagGTTTAGTTGAATCGAGTTGGGTTGAATTATTGTGcgtcaaatttaatttttgcgCAGGGATTTACTGAAAAAGAATGACAATGAGCAACAATATTGCTGGGCAGTTTGGTGATACCACACTGACCAAAGTGTTTGTTGGAGGGTTAGCATGGGAGACACCAAAAGATGCCATGAGAGAACATTTTGAAAAGTATGGTGAGATTTTGGAGGCTGTGATCATTTCTGATAAAATCACTGGTAGATCCAAGGGCTATGGATTTGTAAGTCTTAATTTCACCGTGCATTAGACGAGTAcgttttcattttaattgttgCTAATGTTAGCTTTGgtgattgttttaaataattaggTTACGTTCAAGGAGGCTGAATCGGCAAAGAAAGCTTGTGAGGATGCTTCACCCATCATCAATGGCCGCCGTGCCAACTGCAATCTGGCTTCCCTTGGTGCACGCCGCCCTAGGTCTGCAACGCCGGCCCCTCCTCAACAAGGTATGGATATTTTGAAGTCTATGGACGTATTTTCAACATGAATGTTTATCtatgttaattatatgtttCTTAGAAAggaatatttctttattttcttttcagggCATGtaaattaagagagagagaaaaaagaattgtggattctctttatatatatatatatatatatatatatatatatataaacagccagctttcttgaaataaaatcaaataatttttggaGTCATGCATCAATATTGCTTGATAAAATTGGTGTATTAAAAATCTGAAGATCGTCGACTGATTTATGGCATGATCACTTACAATATATTAccaaaaaaacttgtataaCTTTCCTATTTGTATAACCTTACCctttattaaaaggaaaaaaaatgtttgcgTAAAAACGAGAAATAAATCTCTAACATATGATatgatttcattaaattttagcatcatATAGTTTGCTAATGTTTGTGATTAAATTTAATCATGAAGGACCTAACATTAACGCTGGACCGAGGTCCACGCCAGCACCGCCGGCAAATCATGTCCAGTGGTATTATCCGGCAGGGTCAGCTGCAGCAGCATCGCCGTTTCATCATCAGCATCACCAAGCCGTTCCCTTTTACGGGTAAGCTGGTATTCTGTGGCCTGATTGCTCTTAATTTCACCACATGAAATGTGAACATGGAGCTTTTCTTATGGTGTAGTTACCTTTTTCAGGTATTCTCCAGCTTACATTGCCACCGATATCAGCGGCAATCATGTA is part of the Populus alba chromosome 10, ASM523922v2, whole genome shotgun sequence genome and encodes:
- the LOC118059931 gene encoding probable RNA-binding protein ARP1 isoform X2; its protein translation is MTMSNNIAGQFGDTTLTKVFVGGLAWETPKDAMREHFEKYGEILEAVIISDKITGRSKGYGFVTFKEAESAKKACEDASPIINGRRANCNLASLGARRPRSATPAPPQQGPNINAGPRSTPAPPANHVQWYYPAGSAAAASPFHHQHHQAVPFYGYSPAYIATDISGNHKLNYTGGSYMNGHFSQVYPGQAMVGANPLMPMYPFYHFHQSQAMGLPAAHIFPPATAGPMTTVPTIMSKPPSIAPPSAVCLAVE
- the LOC118059931 gene encoding probable RNA-binding protein ARP1 isoform X1 → MTMSNNIAGQFGDTTLTKVFVGGLAWETPKDAMREHFEKYGEILEAVIISDKITGRSKGYGFVTFKEAESAKKACEDASPIINGRRANCNLASLGARRPRSATPAPPQQGPNINAGPRSTPAPPANHVQWYYPAGSAAAASPFHHQHHQAVPFYGYSPAYIATDISGNHKLNYTGGSYMNGHFSQVYPGQAMVGANPLMPMYPFYHFHQSQAMGLPAAHIFPPATAGPMTTVPTIMSKPPSIAPPSAGTGGASESFKRYG